One stretch of Prosthecobacter dejongeii DNA includes these proteins:
- a CDS encoding ribokinase: MARNSAASVVVVGSMNVDLIASVKRLPAAGETVAAASLEKRFGGKGANQALAAARHGALVTLIGCLGDDPDGRDYRNHLRREGINCSAVNTVKGGTGNAFIAVDAKGENQIIVIPGANAALTAPALKMQRSRIEVAKALLIQLEVPLETVVESIKLANGRDVPVVLNPSPIHPDFPWGEVAVTVLIVNSGEAQQIFGADAEDMAEKVDEWKTWLGQKKIRTLIVTRGEKSTLVLTEAGLKKVAAHKVKAVDTVGAGDTFAGAFTTHLAEGAPLLECVRWANAAGALATLKVGAQEGIPHRGDVQSALNA; encoded by the coding sequence ATGGCCAGGAACTCAGCAGCCTCCGTCGTCGTCGTGGGGTCCATGAATGTGGACCTCATCGCATCCGTGAAGCGTCTGCCCGCAGCGGGTGAGACGGTGGCGGCCGCGTCCCTGGAAAAACGCTTCGGCGGCAAAGGGGCGAACCAAGCCCTGGCCGCTGCCCGTCATGGGGCCCTGGTGACCCTGATCGGCTGCCTGGGCGATGACCCCGATGGCCGCGACTACCGCAATCACCTGCGCCGCGAAGGCATCAACTGCAGCGCCGTGAACACCGTGAAAGGCGGCACGGGCAATGCCTTCATCGCCGTGGATGCGAAGGGGGAAAACCAGATCATTGTCATCCCTGGGGCGAATGCCGCGCTCACGGCCCCCGCGCTGAAGATGCAGCGTTCGCGGATCGAGGTGGCCAAGGCCCTGCTCATCCAGTTGGAAGTGCCGCTGGAGACCGTGGTGGAGTCCATCAAACTGGCCAATGGCCGCGATGTGCCCGTGGTGCTGAATCCCTCGCCCATTCACCCGGATTTCCCCTGGGGCGAGGTGGCCGTCACTGTGCTCATCGTGAACAGCGGCGAGGCCCAGCAGATCTTCGGCGCGGACGCGGAGGACATGGCTGAAAAGGTGGACGAATGGAAAACTTGGTTAGGCCAAAAAAAGATCCGCACGCTCATCGTCACCCGAGGTGAAAAATCCACCCTGGTGCTCACGGAAGCGGGGCTGAAAAAAGTGGCTGCGCACAAGGTCAAAGCCGTGGATACCGTGGGCGCAGGCGATACCTTCGCCGGAGCCTTCACCACGCACCTGGCGGAAGGCGCGCCCCTGCTGGAATGTGTGCGCTGGGCCAATGCCGCCGGTGCCCTGGCCACCCTGAAAGTCGGCGCCCAAGAAGGCATCCCGCATCGCGGCGATGTGCAGAGCGCGCTGAACGCGTGA
- the gnd gene encoding decarboxylating NADP(+)-dependent phosphogluconate dehydrogenase, with the protein MSQKSDFGLIGLAVMGQNLVLNVESRGFQVSVFNRTTATTDEFIAKHPGKKLVGAKTLEEFVQSLATPRKIQIMVKSNAVKDSDRDAVDAVIEQLIPLLEKDDIVIDGGNSYYLTTERRDKYLAEKGLRFIGAGVSGGEEGARKGPSIMPGGPASTWEVMKPIFESISAKVDGEPCVIHIGTGGAGHYVKMIHNGIEYGDMQLICEAYNIFKNAGFTTDEIAQVFTDWNDGDMQSYLIQITGKALEQKDPETGKPIVELIVDKAGQKGTGQWTLLNAAENAVVISTINAAVEARILSSKKKARVAASKELTGPKVNITTDKAELVQKVHDALYASKVISYAQGLDLIKTMGEAKNWGLDLGRIASIWRGGCIIRARFLNKITDAYRENAELSNLMLAPFFKDLLSKTQQNWREVVALATLNGIPVPAFSASLGYYDSYRAERLPANLLQAQRDFFGAHTYERTDKPEGEFFHTEWPEVIG; encoded by the coding sequence ATGAGCCAAAAAAGTGACTTCGGATTGATCGGCCTCGCCGTGATGGGCCAGAACCTAGTGTTGAACGTGGAAAGCCGTGGCTTCCAGGTTTCCGTGTTTAACCGCACCACCGCCACGACGGACGAATTCATCGCCAAGCACCCTGGCAAAAAGCTCGTCGGCGCCAAGACCCTGGAAGAATTTGTCCAGTCCCTGGCCACTCCCCGGAAGATCCAGATCATGGTGAAGTCCAACGCCGTCAAAGACAGCGACCGCGACGCGGTGGATGCCGTGATCGAGCAGCTCATCCCCCTCCTGGAAAAGGACGACATCGTCATTGACGGTGGCAACAGCTACTACCTGACCACGGAGCGCCGCGACAAATACTTGGCCGAAAAAGGCCTCCGCTTCATCGGCGCAGGCGTCTCCGGCGGTGAAGAAGGCGCCCGCAAAGGCCCCTCCATCATGCCTGGTGGCCCGGCCAGCACCTGGGAAGTCATGAAGCCCATCTTTGAAAGCATCTCCGCCAAAGTGGACGGCGAGCCTTGCGTGATCCACATCGGCACTGGCGGCGCTGGCCACTACGTGAAGATGATCCACAACGGCATCGAGTATGGCGACATGCAGCTCATCTGCGAAGCCTACAACATCTTCAAAAACGCCGGCTTCACCACGGATGAAATCGCCCAGGTCTTCACCGACTGGAACGACGGCGACATGCAGAGCTACCTCATCCAGATCACCGGCAAGGCCCTGGAACAGAAAGACCCTGAGACGGGCAAGCCGATCGTCGAACTCATCGTGGACAAGGCTGGCCAGAAAGGCACGGGCCAGTGGACCCTGCTGAACGCCGCTGAAAACGCCGTCGTCATCAGCACCATCAATGCCGCTGTGGAGGCCCGCATCCTTTCCTCCAAGAAGAAAGCCCGCGTGGCTGCCAGCAAGGAACTCACCGGCCCGAAGGTGAACATCACCACGGACAAAGCCGAGCTCGTCCAGAAAGTGCACGATGCCCTCTACGCCTCCAAAGTCATCTCCTACGCCCAGGGCCTGGACCTGATCAAGACCATGGGCGAAGCGAAGAACTGGGGCCTCGACCTCGGCCGCATCGCCTCCATCTGGCGCGGCGGTTGCATCATCCGTGCCCGCTTCCTCAACAAGATCACCGACGCGTATCGTGAAAACGCAGAGCTGAGCAACCTCATGCTGGCCCCCTTCTTCAAGGACCTGCTGAGCAAGACGCAGCAGAACTGGCGCGAAGTCGTGGCCCTGGCCACGCTGAACGGCATCCCCGTTCCGGCTTTCTCCGCCTCCCTCGGCTACTACGACAGCTACCGCGCCGAGCGCCTGCCCGCCAACCTGCTGCAGGCCCAGCGCGACTTCTTCGGTGCTCACACCTATGAGCGCACGGACAAGCCTGAAGGTGAGTTCTTCCACACCGAGTGGCCAGAAGTCATCGGCTAA
- the nuoD gene encoding NADH dehydrogenase (quinone) subunit D, which produces MPAVTREYESPDTAAKVAMHLDSLEETTTDLVGEKLVLNMGPSHPATHGVLRMILELDGETITKAEPDVGYLHRGDEKIAENMHYNQFVPYTDRLDYLAPLANNVAYALAVEKLMGWEVPERGRAIRVICCELARISAHLLGVGVFAMDVGAMTVFLYTFTEREKIYNLCEQLTGARFTTSYTRVGGQIRDLPDGFTESVLKFLAEVEPVIDEIDKLLTRNAIFIARTQDIGVITKADAIAYGLSGPNLRGSGVEHDLRKTNPYLDYEKYEFDVPIGTKGDCYDRYLVRMEEMRQSVRILRQVFAKLPGGPINVADAKGLLPNKDRVLMKMEELIHHFIIATQGIDAPAGEVYFGAENPKGELGFYIHSKGGGVPYRLKIRSPSFVNLSILSKIMPGHMLSDIPSVLGSLDFVMGECDR; this is translated from the coding sequence ATGCCTGCTGTTACCCGTGAATACGAGTCCCCGGACACCGCCGCCAAGGTGGCGATGCACCTGGACAGTCTCGAAGAGACGACGACCGATCTCGTGGGCGAGAAGCTGGTCCTGAACATGGGGCCCTCCCACCCAGCCACCCACGGGGTGCTGCGGATGATTTTGGAACTGGATGGCGAGACCATCACGAAGGCGGAGCCAGATGTGGGCTACCTGCACCGGGGCGATGAAAAGATCGCCGAAAACATGCATTACAACCAGTTCGTGCCCTACACAGACCGGCTGGACTACCTGGCCCCCCTGGCCAACAACGTGGCTTACGCCCTGGCGGTGGAAAAACTGATGGGCTGGGAAGTGCCGGAGCGTGGCCGTGCGATCCGCGTGATCTGCTGTGAGCTGGCGCGCATTTCCGCCCACCTGCTGGGCGTGGGCGTCTTCGCCATGGACGTGGGCGCGATGACGGTTTTCCTCTACACGTTCACGGAGCGTGAGAAGATCTATAACCTGTGCGAGCAGCTCACCGGCGCACGCTTCACCACCAGCTACACCCGCGTGGGCGGCCAGATCCGCGATCTGCCAGACGGCTTTACCGAGTCGGTCCTGAAGTTCCTTGCCGAGGTGGAGCCCGTCATTGATGAGATTGACAAGCTGCTGACGCGCAACGCCATCTTCATCGCCCGTACGCAGGACATCGGCGTCATCACCAAGGCGGATGCCATCGCCTACGGCCTCTCGGGCCCGAACCTGCGCGGCTCCGGCGTGGAGCATGACCTGCGCAAAACGAACCCTTACCTCGACTACGAGAAGTACGAATTCGATGTGCCCATCGGCACCAAGGGAGATTGTTACGATCGTTACCTCGTCCGCATGGAAGAGATGCGCCAGAGCGTGCGCATCCTGCGTCAGGTGTTTGCGAAGCTGCCCGGCGGCCCCATCAATGTGGCCGATGCCAAAGGCCTGCTGCCAAATAAAGATCGCGTGCTCATGAAGATGGAGGAGCTCATCCACCACTTCATCATCGCCACTCAGGGCATTGATGCGCCTGCGGGTGAGGTGTACTTTGGCGCGGAAAATCCTAAGGGAGAGCTGGGCTTTTACATCCACAGCAAGGGCGGTGGGGTGCCTTACCGCCTGAAGATCCGCAGCCCCTCGTTCGTGAACCTGAGCATCCTTTCCAAAATCATGCCCGGTCACATGCTCAGCGACATTCCTTCCGTGCTGGGCAGCCTCGACTTCGTGATGGGCGAGTGCGACCGCTGA
- a CDS encoding NADH-quinone oxidoreductase subunit NuoE family protein, with protein MAFAVPAELESKMDEVITHYPVSKRSAVLPLLHLMQEHYRFISDDIVNWVAAKLGLEPIQVLEVVTFYPGFRQSAPGKYHIRVCRTLSCAMTGSYELMDALCKEAKIDRSHCDHHHPIAVSEDGKYSIEFAECLASCGFGPVCMVEDDFFEKVEPAKAAELLAKYP; from the coding sequence ATGGCATTCGCAGTCCCCGCAGAGTTGGAGAGCAAGATGGACGAGGTGATCACGCATTACCCCGTTTCCAAGCGCAGTGCCGTTTTGCCCCTGCTGCACCTGATGCAGGAGCACTACCGGTTCATCAGCGATGACATCGTGAACTGGGTGGCGGCGAAGCTGGGGCTGGAGCCGATCCAGGTGCTGGAGGTGGTGACCTTCTACCCCGGTTTCCGCCAGAGCGCCCCTGGGAAGTACCACATCCGCGTCTGCCGCACGCTTTCCTGCGCCATGACGGGCAGCTATGAGCTGATGGATGCGCTGTGCAAAGAGGCCAAAATTGACCGCAGCCACTGCGATCACCACCACCCCATCGCGGTGAGTGAAGACGGCAAGTACAGCATCGAATTTGCTGAGTGCCTGGCGAGCTGCGGCTTTGGCCCCGTGTGCATGGTGGAAGACGACTTTTTTGAAAAGGTGGAGCCTGCCAAAGCGGCGGAGCTGCTGGCAAAGTACCCTTGA
- a CDS encoding diacylglycerol/lipid kinase family protein — translation MPERIPVILNPAARSTQAAAREKAIRALTPAPELILTEGPGQATELAEKLAREGHPLIVAAGGDGTMNEVLQGLCRVNAARPAGEKHTALGVLPVGTMNVFSLELGLPSADLPACWAQISQGRFRELDLWMANDQYFVQLAGVGFDAEIIQETSWESKKRFGPLSYVMSAMQVLTRQPPVLSVHIEGRPSLHGSVVLVGAGRHYGGPVPVFRQASNQDGLLDVLVFRGLGGWEFAQMLRAILVDGYEPAEDIDYLQLREFTVTSTPAAPLEVDGELASIGTPVVFQAAPFKVQVAV, via the coding sequence ATGCCCGAAAGAATCCCCGTCATTCTGAATCCGGCCGCCCGCAGCACCCAGGCGGCTGCGCGTGAAAAAGCCATCCGCGCACTGACTCCCGCGCCCGAGCTCATCCTCACGGAAGGCCCCGGCCAGGCCACGGAGCTGGCGGAGAAACTGGCCCGTGAAGGCCACCCGCTCATCGTCGCCGCTGGCGGAGATGGCACCATGAATGAGGTGCTGCAGGGCCTGTGCCGCGTGAATGCCGCCCGTCCTGCGGGGGAAAAACACACGGCGCTGGGCGTGCTGCCGGTGGGGACGATGAATGTTTTTTCGCTGGAGCTGGGCCTGCCCAGTGCGGATCTGCCGGCGTGCTGGGCGCAGATTTCCCAGGGCCGTTTCCGGGAGCTGGACCTGTGGATGGCGAATGACCAGTACTTTGTGCAACTGGCGGGCGTGGGGTTCGATGCCGAGATCATCCAGGAGACCTCCTGGGAGAGCAAAAAACGCTTTGGCCCGCTGAGTTACGTCATGTCTGCCATGCAGGTGCTGACGCGGCAGCCGCCCGTGCTTTCCGTCCACATCGAGGGGCGGCCCTCGCTGCATGGCTCGGTGGTGCTGGTGGGCGCGGGCAGGCATTACGGCGGCCCGGTGCCGGTGTTTCGCCAGGCGTCGAATCAGGACGGGCTGCTGGATGTGCTGGTGTTTCGCGGCCTGGGCGGCTGGGAATTTGCGCAGATGCTGCGGGCGATTTTGGTGGATGGGTATGAGCCTGCGGAGGACATTGATTACCTGCAACTGCGCGAGTTCACCGTGACCTCCACCCCCGCCGCGCCGCTGGAGGTGGATGGCGAGCTGGCCAGCATCGGCACCCCCGTGGTGTTTCAGGCCGCACCGTTCAAGGTGCAGGTGGCGGTGTGA
- a CDS encoding DEAD/DEAH box helicase — translation MPFKALGLDAKILQAIAEAGYTEPTPIQAAAIPPIIAGNDLIGIAQTGTGKTAAFTLPVLTCLANAQGEGPSKRGTKVLILAPTRELVVQIEENVLAYAKHLPLTIAKVFGGVGERPQINSLRNGCDIVIATPGRLIDLMGQGHGDFSGLKHLVLDEADRMLDMGFLPSIKRIVQKMPRKRQTLMFSATLSKEIEALTHEFQSHPKIVQIGRRSNPAETVTQLVYEVPVHLKPSLLSHLLKDDQMNMVLVFTRTKHGADRVARKLEQTGVRCATLHANRSQNQRLKALADFKSGEVRVLVATDIAARGIDVDGISHVVNFDFPMHAEDYVHRIGRTGRAQAIGDAISFISPEDQSSLKALERFINRGLIRKKAEGFDYNASAPPRSEEPPRYRDPRAQGRGGRPQGGRGQGQGGQGGQGGQGGRPQGQGGQGGRAQGQGGQGGRPQGERPARGGQGGGARDARGPGGQGGGQPRPARGQSSSSGLAPSQGEPETGSKRSLWKRLSGR, via the coding sequence ATGCCTTTTAAAGCTCTTGGCCTTGACGCCAAAATTCTCCAAGCCATCGCCGAAGCGGGTTATACTGAACCGACCCCCATCCAGGCCGCTGCCATCCCGCCCATCATCGCGGGGAATGATCTCATCGGCATCGCCCAGACCGGCACGGGAAAAACCGCCGCCTTCACGCTGCCCGTGCTGACCTGCCTGGCGAATGCCCAAGGCGAAGGCCCGAGCAAGCGCGGCACGAAAGTGCTGATCCTGGCACCCACGCGTGAGCTGGTGGTGCAGATCGAAGAAAACGTCCTGGCTTATGCCAAGCACCTGCCGCTCACCATCGCGAAGGTCTTCGGCGGCGTGGGCGAGCGCCCGCAGATCAACTCCCTGCGCAATGGCTGCGACATCGTCATCGCCACGCCTGGCCGTCTCATTGACCTCATGGGTCAGGGCCACGGCGACTTCAGCGGGCTGAAGCACCTGGTGCTGGATGAGGCCGACCGCATGCTGGACATGGGCTTCCTGCCCAGCATCAAACGCATCGTCCAAAAGATGCCGCGCAAGCGCCAGACGCTGATGTTTTCCGCCACGCTTTCGAAGGAGATCGAGGCCCTGACGCATGAGTTCCAGAGCCACCCGAAGATCGTCCAAATCGGCCGCCGTTCGAACCCGGCGGAGACGGTGACGCAGCTCGTCTATGAAGTGCCCGTGCACCTGAAGCCCTCCCTCCTCAGCCACCTGCTGAAGGATGACCAGATGAACATGGTCCTCGTCTTCACCCGCACGAAACACGGGGCCGACCGCGTGGCGCGGAAGCTGGAGCAGACCGGCGTGCGCTGTGCCACGCTGCATGCGAATCGCTCCCAGAACCAGCGCCTGAAGGCCCTGGCCGATTTCAAATCTGGCGAGGTGCGCGTGCTGGTGGCCACGGACATCGCCGCGCGCGGCATTGATGTGGATGGCATCTCGCACGTGGTGAATTTTGACTTTCCCATGCATGCGGAAGATTACGTGCACCGCATCGGCCGCACCGGTCGTGCGCAGGCCATTGGCGACGCCATCAGCTTCATCAGCCCGGAGGATCAGTCCTCGCTGAAAGCCCTGGAGCGTTTCATCAATCGCGGCCTCATTCGCAAAAAAGCCGAAGGGTTTGACTACAACGCCTCCGCACCTCCCCGCAGCGAAGAGCCGCCACGTTATCGCGATCCACGGGCCCAAGGGCGCGGTGGACGGCCCCAGGGTGGACGAGGGCAGGGTCAAGGAGGTCAAGGGGGTCAAGGGGGTCAAGGTGGACGGCCGCAGGGTCAAGGTGGCCAGGGTGGACGTGCGCAAGGCCAGGGAGGCCAAGGTGGACGCCCGCAGGGTGAACGGCCTGCTCGTGGCGGTCAGGGGGGCGGTGCTCGCGATGCCCGTGGCCCCGGCGGCCAGGGCGGCGGCCAGCCACGCCCCGCGCGTGGGCAGTCCAGCAGCAGCGGCCTGGCCCCCAGCCAGGGCGAGCCAGAAACCGGCAGCAAACGCAGCCTGTGGAAGCGCCTCTCCGGGCGGTGA
- a CDS encoding amidase: MRSPHLRLASSLLTVACLLPTLPSCTLVATKPARNPTDHVFVRYWPAPEGSLKLAVKDFIDINGQVTSAGSAYLAKNSPPATQDAACLRLARARGVHIVGKTNASEFGVTSSGVNPHFGTPRSPLTDRKHRVISGGSSSGSAVSVATGMADVAFGTDTGGSVRIPAACCGVYGLKTTYGLVSLKGVFPMSPKNLDTVGPLAKTIPNLATGMSLLKAGFEDEYAEARAEHPNGRSLRVGRLYVDGTDPEIDRAIDSALKKSGFRIVKLDKSFKDAWDQAQKDGLTLAVGDAWTNDEQYRNKRGVSSVTKATILLGRIEHLTGGYEAALKRKAAWQRTLRRTFGRVDLIALPTLKQLPPAIPRFGGSALFEAVTFGLQNTVSFNYSGNPAIAIPVPLQGKEVPVTSLQLVGPRLSEAELLNAGRIVSSKRL; the protein is encoded by the coding sequence ATGCGCTCCCCTCACCTCCGGCTGGCTTCCTCGCTCCTCACTGTCGCCTGTTTGTTGCCCACTTTACCCTCGTGCACGCTGGTGGCCACCAAGCCCGCGCGCAACCCTACGGACCATGTCTTTGTCCGCTACTGGCCAGCCCCAGAAGGCAGCCTGAAACTGGCGGTGAAGGACTTCATTGACATCAATGGTCAGGTCACCTCCGCAGGCTCTGCCTACCTGGCGAAGAACAGCCCGCCCGCCACGCAGGATGCTGCCTGCCTGCGCCTGGCGCGTGCGCGCGGTGTCCACATCGTGGGCAAGACGAATGCCAGCGAATTTGGCGTCACGTCCTCCGGCGTGAATCCCCATTTTGGCACGCCGCGCAGCCCGCTCACAGATCGCAAGCACCGCGTCATCTCCGGTGGCTCCTCCAGTGGCTCGGCCGTGTCCGTGGCCACGGGCATGGCAGACGTGGCCTTTGGCACGGATACGGGTGGCTCGGTGCGCATCCCCGCGGCTTGCTGCGGCGTGTATGGGCTGAAGACCACCTATGGCCTCGTCTCCCTGAAAGGCGTCTTCCCCATGTCGCCCAAGAACCTGGACACCGTGGGCCCGCTGGCCAAAACCATCCCCAATCTGGCCACGGGCATGAGCCTGCTGAAGGCCGGTTTTGAAGACGAATACGCCGAGGCCCGGGCCGAGCACCCCAATGGCCGCAGTCTGCGCGTGGGCCGCCTCTACGTGGACGGCACCGACCCTGAAATTGACCGCGCCATTGACTCAGCCCTGAAAAAATCCGGCTTCCGCATCGTGAAACTGGACAAGTCTTTTAAAGACGCCTGGGACCAGGCGCAAAAAGATGGCCTCACCCTGGCTGTGGGAGATGCCTGGACGAATGATGAGCAGTACCGCAACAAGCGCGGTGTGTCCAGCGTCACGAAAGCAACCATTTTGTTAGGCCGCATCGAGCACCTCACTGGCGGTTACGAGGCCGCGCTGAAGCGCAAAGCCGCCTGGCAGCGCACCCTGCGCCGCACCTTTGGCCGTGTGGACCTCATCGCCCTGCCCACGCTGAAGCAGTTGCCACCCGCCATCCCCCGCTTCGGCGGCTCCGCCCTGTTTGAGGCCGTCACCTTCGGATTGCAAAACACCGTGAGCTTCAATTACTCCGGCAACCCCGCTATCGCCATTCCCGTGCCCTTGCAGGGAAAAGAAGTCCCCGTCACCAGCCTGCAACTCGTGGGTCCGCGTTTAAGTGAAGCCGAACTTTTGAACGCTGGGCGCATTGTGAGTTCAAAGCGGTTATGA
- a CDS encoding tetratricopeptide repeat protein: MKKWSSFWFGVRAICASGILLAGAVQAQSVQDLVKQGEVYDLKLDANQALTYYQQAEKLDPQNADVLVRIARQYRHLMADTASKTEKLKLGKIALGYGQRAAALDPKNSDAQLSPAISYGKMLPLQDSGEQVRCSKLIKQGAEKAIQLNPRNDLAWHIIGRWHRNVADISGIKRTLAALVYEELPEASTTQAVTCLEKAIALNPRRLIHYIELGRTHAQMGNKSEARKQLAKGLKMPSVEKDDEEAKAVGRALLAKL; the protein is encoded by the coding sequence ATGAAAAAATGGTCATCCTTTTGGTTCGGCGTCCGTGCGATTTGCGCATCGGGCATTTTGCTTGCAGGCGCAGTTCAGGCACAGTCCGTGCAGGACCTCGTGAAACAGGGCGAGGTCTATGACCTGAAGCTGGATGCGAACCAGGCCCTGACCTACTACCAGCAAGCAGAAAAGCTGGATCCCCAAAACGCCGATGTGCTCGTGCGCATTGCCCGGCAGTATCGCCATCTCATGGCAGACACCGCCTCCAAAACGGAGAAGCTGAAGCTGGGTAAAATCGCCCTCGGTTACGGCCAGCGCGCCGCCGCCCTGGACCCGAAAAACTCCGATGCGCAACTTTCTCCCGCCATCAGCTACGGGAAGATGCTGCCGCTCCAGGATTCCGGTGAGCAAGTGCGCTGCTCCAAGCTCATCAAACAAGGGGCGGAAAAAGCCATCCAGCTCAATCCGCGCAACGACCTCGCCTGGCACATCATCGGCCGCTGGCATCGCAACGTGGCCGACATCAGCGGTATCAAGCGCACCCTCGCCGCCCTTGTCTATGAAGAGCTGCCGGAGGCCAGCACCACCCAGGCCGTGACCTGCCTGGAAAAAGCCATCGCCCTCAACCCCCGTCGCCTCATTCACTACATCGAGTTAGGCCGCACCCATGCCCAGATGGGCAACAAAAGCGAAGCCCGCAAGCAATTGGCCAAAGGCCTGAAAATGCCCAGCGTGGAAAAAGACGACGAAGAAGCCAAAGCCGTCGGGCGCGCCCTTCTGGCCAAGCTGTAA